In Apodemus sylvaticus chromosome 7, mApoSyl1.1, whole genome shotgun sequence, the sequence gccTGGAGACGCACTGTCCCTGTCACAGGTGAGATGTGCTCTATAGTTAGACATTGCTGTCCTGGTCCCTGGGCACCCTGTGAGGGCTCACCTGGCATCCTTCTCCTGGTCAGGCTGTGAGTGACATGCAGTTAGGCCTTTCACGTGTCTTCTTCTTGTGTTCTGGTAGCCATAGAAACTCTAAATCTTTCAAAGAAGGTCTTCTCTCGGGTCCTTAATTACATCTGAAAACACTCAAGTTttccacacacattcacaagtaGACACCTCATTGGAGATGTCACAATTAAACCCACTTAGGAAAGGTCCACAGGTCCTAACTATGGGTTCAGAAGCCTGAGCTGACATGAAAGAACCTTGGGTGTTGGTCTTGGGGGACACTGGGGACCCACAGGGTGTAGGATTTCTGGCTAACCGTGTTAAGGCTTTAGTAACATTCTAAAGAAAAattggagagaggcagagatttAGTTCCACTTAGCTCTTCTGAGCAATGCAGGAGGCAAGCCTCGAGGTGGGCAAAGGAAGGCAGAGCTGATGCCCGCTGCTCACAGAGGCCCTAAATGGTGTCGTGAACACAGAGCCATTGTCCTAAGGGACCACCATGAAGATACAGCCATTCTCTGCTTCAGTCACCTGATCAGTATAAGCTCAGCGTCACCCTAGTGACATCCACCCGTTATCCCAGGAGAGGCTATGCAAGCCTAGCTTTACACCTTTGTTTAAAACTGACCTAGCTTATATTCAGTTGTTGACTTATCAACAGTGAGTCCACAGCCGACACTGCAACTGGGGACAAAGCTCCTCTGACATGTgtaccttctttttctttttctttttttaagatttatttatttattatatgtaagtacactgtagcatcttcagacaacagaagagggcgtcagatcgctttatggatggttgtgagccaccatgtggttgctgagatttgaactcagggccttcagaagagcagtcagtgctcttaccagctgagccatctctccagccatgtgtACTTTCTATGTTAGAAACAGAGTGgccgggctggtgagatggctcagcggttagagcactgactgttcttccaaaggtcccgagttcaaatcccagcaaccacatggtggctcacgaccatccataatgaaatctgatgccctcttctggagtgtctgaagacagctacagtgtactcacacataataaacaaataaatctttttaaaaaaaaagaaagaaagaaaagaaacagagtggCCTTCTTTCTCTTGGGAACATGTCGGCAGCAGCCCTAGAGACTGTCTTACACAGCGAGGCCTCTAGGAAAGACCCCAAACATGTGAAGAGCATAGCACCGTTGACCACAAATGGAGAACTCCTATTTATTGAAAACTGGAATAAGCAAGCAGGGGTGTGGGGGAAAGGACACCCCATAGTGAAAAGCTGAAAGGGAGGAGAgtcaaaaagaagaaactgaactACCTCCCAAATGATGTAGTTAATTTATAACTGAGCAAATAACACTGAGAGACTAAATGAGGGCGGGAAGGAAAGACCACGGTCTGAGGAATCTACCTACAAAGCTGTTGTGACCCGGGgcggaggagggggagagaagccTGGGGAAAGTTTGTTTCCAAACGTCACAGGAAGCCCTTCCccttgcttccttcttttcttccaggCTGAGGAGCTTCCAGCTTGGGAAACAGCCAGGGCAATAAGTCAACGGCTGCCTGGGCGAGAGGAAGACCCACCCTGTCTGTGGATGGAGTCTTGGGACGCAGACATTCGGAATCTTGTCTGCCTTCCATAGGGCACCGACTGCTCTAACTCTGATCCTCTCTGCCtagctccccttccccttcctcggTTTGGGGTGATGATGAACCAACCTTGTGGGGGAAGGCAATGGGTCCCTGTTGGTCTTGGGCCAGCAGCCTCCCTCTCACCTAGGGACACATCACCTAATCTCCCAGGCAAACACTGACTGCACCAACTTTGATTTCTGGTAAGTGGAGCATTTGGGTGGGCCGGAGACCTCCATGCTCAGGCTATGGTTGGTGAGGAAAGAGAGGGACAGCTGGATGTCTACAGATCGCCATCCTCCTGATACAAGGTGTGACTGAGGACTTCACAGAGTGTAAGAATCCCAGGGAGGCCTCTTTTGCCTCAAGTCGGAGCTCAGCAGCACAATAGGTGAAGATTTCCAAACGTTAGAACCAGAAAAGGCAAGTGTAGCCTCCAACCATTTCAGAGACTCTGTCAGAGGCAGGTCATCCTGATTTGGACTTCCAACACTTTCTCCCTCACTACTGGAttgagactttaaaaaaaaaaaaaccaaagcttgAAGCTCTGAGCTTGGACTGCTGTCCTCTGAATTTGGGAACAGACACACTGACCTTTGTCCCTGGGACAGAAGGATCTGAACTACAGTCCCAATTCAGGTCTTCAAAGGGACTGCTAGCCAGCCTGAGTAGACCATTCACCTCTTGCCACAGGTCTGCCTGGGCCCAGAAGACTCTGCCCCAGCCTGGGCCCAGCACTGCAGCCGTGATAGAAGAAGACATAGAACAATGGCAACAGGTGTTCCAGGAGCTGATCCAAGAGGTGAAACCGTGGCACAAATGGACCCTCAGACAAGACAAGGACCTTCTTCCTGATGTTCTGAAGCCAGGATGGACGCAATACCAGCAAAAGGCCTTTGCCAGGTAAGGGAGGTTTGAGGGTGCGCATGCCAGAAGATTCTTGCTTATTTCTAACTGGTTCTTCTTCTTGGCTGTCCAGTCTTGCACACTGAAGAACACAGGAAGGAATTCCGGCTTCACTGGGGACTGGGATTTTTCCTCCCTCATGACTGTGAACTTAAAACAGCGGCAGGCATGGATTCTAAGAATCCAGGCTGTGGTGTGGGATGCtgtggaaaagggaaggaagaatggcACGCTCATTTATTCAAGGGGACTTTCGGAGGCCACCCAACGTTTTACACTTTCTTTCCCAGGAGAGAATGAGGGTGCCCCAAGGCCCAGGGGTGTAGAGAGGAGGGCACAGAGGGTAGAGTCTCGGGATCTGTCACGCCTGCTGCCGTCTGTGAGGGGACTGGATCTTTCCCAGACAAGACAAGTCTTGGAAGGCTCCAGAACGAAGCGTTAGCTTATTTAAGAACCTGGGACTCGGGCCTGGAACACGGCGCAGCTGGAGTGCTGAGACCAGGCCCCACCCGTGGGTGGCTGCTGGGGGACGGCTCAGGCCCGTGTGCAAAACAGAGTGAGAGTAACTCCCAGTCAGTGCCTCTCATGGGGCTCAGAGCTGGCTTCTCAGCCTCTCCTTTCAGTCTCTTCCCACATTTGCCCTAAGATGGCAGCCCTAAGAGGATCAAAACAACATAAAGAGGGCTCCTGGGACCATGGCTCAGTCGTACCTTTACTTGGCATGTGCAAGGTCCTAGGTTCTGTGCCTAGAACTAGCCTGGGAGCTAACTCATTCTGCTCAACCTCTTCCAACTTCTCACCTCAGACTGCAGATGCCCCTGTCTCAAGCAAAGTTAGGATCCACTgctaagacaggaaaaaaaattcccagGATTTAGCCTAACAATGGCTCCCTGGGAAGATCTCACTGCTGCTCAGGTCTCACTGGCCGGCAGGTCCCATCACTGCATCCAGAGGGAGTTCATGAATTATTGGATGAGCAGTAAATGCCTACACCACACGGCGGCGGTGTTCTGGCTTTGCAGAACAGATAGCACTGACTTCTTCTAGTCTTTCCTTCACTGTTTCCAACAGGTATTAGAAAAACTGCTCTCCTGACACGGGTGTCAGTCTGCACCTTGTTGGAGGCAGGCACTCAGAAATAACGCAAAATTCTCTGGCGCACGCAAGAAAAAGAATGGGTTGGGGGAGGGTGACCCACAAAAGAAGAGAGAGCTGGAAACCATGATCTCTGGGGATTCTATAATCAtaaaagccccacccccacagccccACGCCCTTTTACCCCACACCTCACCTTCCCCCCACAACCTCCCCCAAGGCAAACAAAAGCGTGCAAGCTGTCCCTGCAGGCAGGAGATTGCAACTCTCTCCTGGTCTGCTCTGACTTAACCCAGCACCCATTTATATCCACTTGTTGATTTCATAGCATAGGGTCTTTGGGGGTGTTGCATATACAGCCTTGAACACATTTACCTCAATATCTCAAGAAACAGTGGCCTGGGGCCAGTGACCTGAGCCCCAGTTCTAACTCTTAAGCCCCAAGTCCTGGGCATGATGCGTTCCCAGTGTGTGCTTTGCCCCTGAAATGTACACGCTGGACTTAGAAAATGCCCTAGGTTCCTTCTGAGTCCGATGGTTTGTGTGCTGTTAGCACGGTAGGTATGACAATGGTCCCAGGGCACGATGATGAAACAGTGGAGATGAGAAAGAGGGGTTTATTCGCTTCTCTCACCGTTAGCGAGAAACCCCTTCTCTCTCTGGCCCCTGCCCACAGCTCGGCTAAAACGCTGGCTTCTCCCCCACAGGTTCCACTGTTCTTCCTGCTCTCGAAGTTGGGCCTCTGGCCGAGTCCTCATAGTCTTCCACATGCGGTGGTACGAGAAGAAGACCAAGGGGCAGGTGAAGATGAGGGTGTTTGCTCAGAGGTGTAATCAGTGCCCCGAGCCTCCATTTGCAACTCCAGAGTTCACATGGGACAATGTCTCAAGGATCCTGAACAACCTGCTCTTCCGAATTCTGAAGAAGTGCTATAAAGAAGGGTTTAAGCAAATGGGTGAGATTCCTTTGCTTGGGGACACCAGTCTCGAAGGACCACATGACAGCAGCAACTGTGAGGCCTGTCTGCTGGGCTTTTGTGCTCAGAATGATTTAGGCCAAGCCTCAAAACCACCGGCTCCCCCGTTATCTCCTACCTCCATGAAGTCAACCAGGGAGTCTAAGGTCACTGCCACCTGTAGCAACCATTCCTCCTCATCGTCCTCCTCTAAAGTGGAGAAGCCCCAAGCATCAAAAGTGAACCTCCAAGCCAATAATCCTACCACAGATGACCCCAAGGTTAGCTGCACCCCAAAACCATCAACTACTCCAAAACTGACAATCCAACAGCTGCCAGTAGTAAGCTCACCTGCCCCCAGCTGTGTCATCCAAATGCCTCCTCCTGTCCACAGCAGCAGAGCAGTAGATGTGGCAAAGGAGAACACCAGATCCAAGACCCCAAAGGCATTGCTCTCATCCTCTTTATATGCCCCACCCACTTCATCCAATGCCCCGCCCACTTCTTCCGATGTCCCACACACTTCCTCATATGTTGTGCCCACTTCCTCCTCATGGAGACCACCAGCAAGCACCAACTGCGAAGTGGAAAGAAGCAGCCGTGTCCACCCACAAAGCCAGTCTTCCTGCTGCAAAGCTTGCTGCGGCGGCTGCTGCGAGATCTTCGGGTGCTGCTGTGAGATCTTCTGGGGCTGCTGTGTGGGCCGCTGTGAGATCTTCAGGCGCTTCTTGCAGTGCTACTGTGAGATCTTCGGACACTGCTGTCAGGCCTGCTGTAATTGCATGTCAGAGAGTCCACAGTGTTGCTTGGTCTTTCTAGTCGTGTTGTTGTTACTGTGGTACTTGTTATAAAACACAATAAGGCAGTTTGAATCGCGGTAGGAGGAGTGGGCGCCGGGATCTCGCTGAGCGTCCGCCTGGCCTCGTCTCGTCCGAGCTTGTCCGAGCTTGTCCGAGCTTCAGCACAGTCCGAGAAGGCTGGAGGTAAGGCTGGAAAGGACTCCGGAAAGGCCAACACAAAGGCGGTTTCCCGCCCGCAGCGAGCCGGCTTGCGTTCCCTGTGGGCCGTATTCATGGACACCTGAAATCTAGGACAACCAGGCACGGACGTGTGGGCACCACCGCTGCTGTGTACAGCGCGGCCATCCTGGAGTACCTCACCGCAGAGGTACTATCCGTGGAGATGAAGAGTTGGATTCTCTGATCAAGGCTACAGTTGCCGGTGGTGGTGTCATCCCACACATCCACAAACCGCTGACTGGGAAGAAAGGACAACAGAAGACTGTCTAAGGATGCCTGGATTCCTTATAATCTCAGGACTCTAAATATTCTTAACAGCTGTTAGTGTTGGTGATTCCAGTGGACTTTCTCCGTGAAAAACACGATTTTGCCTTTTTGTAATTCTATTTGAGCAAGTTGGAAGCTTAATTAGCCTTCCAAGCAACCAAATTTCTGCATTCGAGTCTTAACCATGTTTAAGTGTtactgtggcttcaaagaagctATTGATTCTGAAGTAGTGGGGTTTTGATTGAGTTGACTGTTTTTAAGAAAAACTGTTTGGATTTTAATTGTGATGCAAAAGTTGTATAGACATTATTTCCACTCTGCTGGGTAAGCTCAATAAAGGTCATATCCCctcccaaaaaataataataaaataacatatatgtgccttgaaaagaa encodes:
- the Rtp3 gene encoding receptor-transporting protein 3, with the translated sequence LVGEGNGSLLVLGQQPPSHLGTHHLISQANTDCTNFDFWSAWAQKTLPQPGPSTAAVIEEDIEQWQQVFQELIQEVKPWHKWTLRQDKDLLPDVLKPGWTQYQQKAFARFHCSSCSRSWASGRVLIVFHMRWYEKKTKGQVKMRVFAQRCNQCPEPPFATPEFTWDNVSRILNNLLFRILKKCYKEGFKQMGEIPLLGDTSLEGPHDSSNCEACLLGFCAQNDLGQASKPPAPPLSPTSMKSTRESKVTATCSNHSSSSSSSKVEKPQASKVNLQANNPTTDDPKVSCTPKPSTTPKLTIQQLPVVSSPAPSCVIQMPPPVHSSRAVDVAKENTRSKTPKALLSSSLYAPPTSSNAPPTSSDVPHTSSYVVPTSSSWRPPASTNCEVERSSRVHPQSQSSCCKACCGGCCEIFGCCCEIFWGCCVGRCEIFRRFLQCYCEIFGHCCQACCNCMSESPQCCLVFLVVLLLLWYLL